One genomic region from Chelmon rostratus isolate fCheRos1 chromosome 11, fCheRos1.pri, whole genome shotgun sequence encodes:
- the atl2 gene encoding atlastin-2 isoform X1, which yields MAEVSGLRSRNHFEPNCKTRVADEDLSGMEDVPIFRHKQRPPLARPEVLEDDLLPRTTASNSRKYASHTPSPDEEILEEEAAAEEEKARPIQIVLANEDEHSFELDAAALEKILLQDHVKDLNVVVVSVAGAFRKGKSFLLDFMLRYMHCQSESWMGGDDEPLTGFTWRGGCERETTGIQIWSEVFVVDKPDGSKVAVLLVDTQGAFDSQSTIKDCATVFALSTMTSSVQVYNLSQNIQEDDLQHLQLFTEYGRLAMEEIYLKPFQSLMFLIRDWSYPYEHNYGLEGGNNFLEKRLQVKQNQHEELQNVRKHIHSCFSSIGCFLLPHPGLKVATNPYFDGRLRDIDGDFKRELAKLVPLLLAPERLVEKEIGGNKVTCRDLLEYFKAYIKIYQGEELPHPKSMLQATAEANNLTAVAGAKDMYSKNMELVCGGDKPYIAPADLERCHEEFREHSVRFFRSVKKMGGEEFCQRYQNQLESELDEAYGNFSKHNDGKNIFYAARTPATLFAVMFVTYVVSGVTGFIGLSTLAVLANLVMGVALLSLCAWAYVKYSGEFREVGTMIDLVAETLWEQVLKPLSEQYMEDNVRQTVVNSIKASLTEQGSQHTKLKTH from the exons ACTTAAGTGGGATGGAAGATGTCCCCATTTTTCGGCATAAGCAGAGGCCTCCTTTAGCCAGGCCTGAAGTGCTGGAGGATGATTTGCTTCCCAGGACCACAGCCTCAAACTCACGCAAATACGCCAGCCACACCCCCTCACCAGACGAGGAGATTCTGGAAGAAGAG GCTGcggcagaggaagaaaaggccAGACCCATCCAGATCGTCCTGGCCAACGAGGATGAGCACAGCTTCGAGCTGGACGCTGCAGCGCTGGAGAAGATCCTGCTGCAGGATCACGTGAAGGACCTGAATGTGGTGGTCGTGTCTGTGGCCGGGGCTTTCCGCAAGGGCAAGTCCTTCCTGCTGGACTTCATGCTACGCTACATGCACTGTCAG AGTGAGTCGTGGATGGGAGGCGATGACGAGCCCCTGACAGGGTTCACCTGGAGAGGAGGCTGCGAGAGGGAGACCACAGGAATTCAGATCTGGAGTGAAGTCTTTGTGGTCGACAAGCCTGATGGCAGCAAG GTTGCTGTGCTCCTCGTTGACACTCAGGGAGCATTTGACAGCCAGTCCACCATAAAGGACTGTGCCACTGTGTTCGCCCTCAGCACGATGACCAGCTCTGTACAG gtgtACAATCTCTCCCAGAACATACAGGAGGACgacctgcagcatctgcag CTCTTCACAGAATATGGCCGGCTGGCAATGGAGGAGATCTACCTGAAGCCTTTCCAG TCCCTGATGTTCCTGATTCGAGACTGGAGTTATCCTTATGAACACAACTATGGACTGGAAGGAGGCAACAACTTCCTGGAGAAAAGACTACAG GTTAAACAGAACCAACATGAAGAGTTGCAGAACGTGAGGAAGCACATCCACTCCTGCTTCTCCAGCATCggctgcttcctgctgccacATCCTGGCCTCAAGGTGGCCACCAACCCGTACTTTGACGGCAGGCTGAGGG acatcGATGGGGATTTTAAGAGAGAGCTGGCCAAGCTGGTGCCCCTCCTCCTGGCCCCAGAACGACTGGTAGAGAAGGAGATCGGAGGCAACAAAGTCACCTGCAGAGATCTGCTAGAGTACTTCAAG GCTTACATAAAGATCTACCAAGGTGAGGAGCTGCCTCACCCAAAGTCCATGCTGCAG gCGACTGCAGAAGCCAACAACCTGACTGCTGTGGCAGGAGCCAAAGACATGTACAGCAAGAACATGGAGCTG GTCTGCGGTGGGGACAAGCCGTACATCGCCCCGGCTGACCTGGAGCGCTGCCACGAGGAGTTCCGCGAGCACTCTGTGCGATTCTTCCGCTCCGTGAAGAAAATGGGCGGCGAGGAGTTCTGCCAGCGCTACCAGAACCAGCTGGAGTCGGAGCTGGACGAGGCCTACGGCAACTTCTCCAAGCACAACGACGGCAAAAACATCTTCTACGCGGCACGCACACCCGCCACGCTTTTTGCGGTCATGTTTGTCACCTACGTGGTGTCTGGGGTGACGGGCTTCATCGGTCTCAGCACCTTAGCAGTGCTGGCTAACCTGGTCATGGGTGTAGCACTGCTGTCGCTGTGCGCCTGGGCGTATGTGAAGTATTCTGGAGAGTTTCGGGAGGTGGGAACGATGATAGATCTGGTGGCCGAGACACTCTGGGAACAG GTTTTGAAGCCATTAAGTGAACAGTATATGGAAGACAACGTCAGACAGACGGTGGTTAACTCTATCAAAGCCAGCTTGACAGAACAGGGCTCGCAGCACACCAAGTTAAAGACTCACTGa
- the atl2 gene encoding atlastin-2 isoform X2 — protein MAEVSGLRSRNHFEPNCKTRVADEDLSGMEDVPIFRHKQRPPLARPEVLEDDLLPRTTASNSRKYASHTPSPDEEILEEEAAAEEEKARPIQIVLANEDEHSFELDAAALEKILLQDHVKDLNVVVVSVAGAFRKGKSFLLDFMLRYMHCQSESWMGGDDEPLTGFTWRGGCERETTGIQIWSEVFVVDKPDGSKVAVLLVDTQGAFDSQSTIKDCATVFALSTMTSSVQVYNLSQNIQEDDLQHLQLFTEYGRLAMEEIYLKPFQSLMFLIRDWSYPYEHNYGLEGGNNFLEKRLQVKQNQHEELQNVRKHIHSCFSSIGCFLLPHPGLKVATNPYFDGRLRDIDGDFKRELAKLVPLLLAPERLVEKEIGGNKVTCRDLLEYFKAYIKIYQGEELPHPKSMLQATAEANNLTAVAGAKDMYSKNMELVCGGDKPYIAPADLERCHEEFREHSVRFFRSVKKMGGEEFCQRYQNQLESELDEAYGNFSKHNDGKNIFYAARTPATLFAVMFVTYVVSGVTGFIGLSTLAVLANLVMGVALLSLCAWAYVKYSGEFREVGTMIDLVAETLWEQKTVRKVFSKLLEPVRSRLAWPVSLLPSFPSGATLGLGALSPLNNNYKKTK, from the exons ACTTAAGTGGGATGGAAGATGTCCCCATTTTTCGGCATAAGCAGAGGCCTCCTTTAGCCAGGCCTGAAGTGCTGGAGGATGATTTGCTTCCCAGGACCACAGCCTCAAACTCACGCAAATACGCCAGCCACACCCCCTCACCAGACGAGGAGATTCTGGAAGAAGAG GCTGcggcagaggaagaaaaggccAGACCCATCCAGATCGTCCTGGCCAACGAGGATGAGCACAGCTTCGAGCTGGACGCTGCAGCGCTGGAGAAGATCCTGCTGCAGGATCACGTGAAGGACCTGAATGTGGTGGTCGTGTCTGTGGCCGGGGCTTTCCGCAAGGGCAAGTCCTTCCTGCTGGACTTCATGCTACGCTACATGCACTGTCAG AGTGAGTCGTGGATGGGAGGCGATGACGAGCCCCTGACAGGGTTCACCTGGAGAGGAGGCTGCGAGAGGGAGACCACAGGAATTCAGATCTGGAGTGAAGTCTTTGTGGTCGACAAGCCTGATGGCAGCAAG GTTGCTGTGCTCCTCGTTGACACTCAGGGAGCATTTGACAGCCAGTCCACCATAAAGGACTGTGCCACTGTGTTCGCCCTCAGCACGATGACCAGCTCTGTACAG gtgtACAATCTCTCCCAGAACATACAGGAGGACgacctgcagcatctgcag CTCTTCACAGAATATGGCCGGCTGGCAATGGAGGAGATCTACCTGAAGCCTTTCCAG TCCCTGATGTTCCTGATTCGAGACTGGAGTTATCCTTATGAACACAACTATGGACTGGAAGGAGGCAACAACTTCCTGGAGAAAAGACTACAG GTTAAACAGAACCAACATGAAGAGTTGCAGAACGTGAGGAAGCACATCCACTCCTGCTTCTCCAGCATCggctgcttcctgctgccacATCCTGGCCTCAAGGTGGCCACCAACCCGTACTTTGACGGCAGGCTGAGGG acatcGATGGGGATTTTAAGAGAGAGCTGGCCAAGCTGGTGCCCCTCCTCCTGGCCCCAGAACGACTGGTAGAGAAGGAGATCGGAGGCAACAAAGTCACCTGCAGAGATCTGCTAGAGTACTTCAAG GCTTACATAAAGATCTACCAAGGTGAGGAGCTGCCTCACCCAAAGTCCATGCTGCAG gCGACTGCAGAAGCCAACAACCTGACTGCTGTGGCAGGAGCCAAAGACATGTACAGCAAGAACATGGAGCTG GTCTGCGGTGGGGACAAGCCGTACATCGCCCCGGCTGACCTGGAGCGCTGCCACGAGGAGTTCCGCGAGCACTCTGTGCGATTCTTCCGCTCCGTGAAGAAAATGGGCGGCGAGGAGTTCTGCCAGCGCTACCAGAACCAGCTGGAGTCGGAGCTGGACGAGGCCTACGGCAACTTCTCCAAGCACAACGACGGCAAAAACATCTTCTACGCGGCACGCACACCCGCCACGCTTTTTGCGGTCATGTTTGTCACCTACGTGGTGTCTGGGGTGACGGGCTTCATCGGTCTCAGCACCTTAGCAGTGCTGGCTAACCTGGTCATGGGTGTAGCACTGCTGTCGCTGTGCGCCTGGGCGTATGTGAAGTATTCTGGAGAGTTTCGGGAGGTGGGAACGATGATAGATCTGGTGGCCGAGACACTCTGGGAACAG AAGACGGTCAGAAAG GTGTTTTCCAAACTTTTGGAGCCTGTCAGGAGCCGCCTGGCTTGGCCCGTCTCGCTCCTCCCTTCATTCCCATCAGGAGCGACGCTGGGACTCGgagctctgtctcctctcaaCAACAACTACAAGAAGACTAAATAG